The following coding sequences are from one Mustela lutreola isolate mMusLut2 chromosome 5, mMusLut2.pri, whole genome shotgun sequence window:
- the LOC131831215 gene encoding olfactory receptor 2Z1-like, producing MEEGEKSTRDSVLMETAHWDNVSESWQEAGRRAWNHSSTISFVLTSLFNESPIHLFLFSMVVIIYTLAMAGNTAMVFLIWADARLHTPMYFLLSQLSFLDIFFTSVTVPKMIAGFLFGWTSISFVGCGAQMFFFMFLGAAECLLLALMAYDRYVAICNPLHYPSLMSRQTCLLMVATSWLGGSLNASIQTAMTLQFPYCGSRKIEHFFCEVPSLLRLACANTAAYEQVLFMTGVVVLLVPIAFITTSYALILAAVLSMHSVEGRQKALATCSSHLTVVNLFYGPLVYTYMLPASYHSPGQDDVVSVFYTVLTPMLNPVIYSLRNKEVTGAMKKVIREVWGG from the exons atggaagaaggagaaaagtcaACAAGAGACAGTGTCTTGATGGAAACTGCACACTGGGACAATGTGAG TGAGTCttggcaggaggcaggcagaagggccTGGAACCACTCCTCCACCATCAGCTTTGTCCTCACGAGCCTTTTTAATGAGAGCCCGATTCACCTGTTCCTCTTCAGCATGGTTGTGATAATCTACACACTAGCCATGGCTGGCAACACTGCCATGGTCTTCCTGATCTGGGCTGATGCCCGGCTCCACACACCCATGTATTTCCTCCTCAGCCAGCTGTCATTCCTGGACATCTTCTTCACCTCAGTCACGGTCCCCAAGATGATAGCAGGCTTTCTCTTTGGCTGGACTAGCATCTCATTTGTGGGCTGTGGAGCACAGATGTTTTTCTTCATGTTCCTTGGGGCTGCTGAGTGCCTCCTGCTGGCCctcatggcctatgaccgctacgtGGCCATCTGCAACCCTCTGCACTACCCATCACTCATGAGTCGTCAGACCTGTCTGCTCATGGTGGCCACCTCCTGGCTGGGAGGGTCCCTCAATGCCTCTATCCAGACAGCAATGACCCTGCAGTTCCCCTATTGTGGCTCAAGGAAGATTGAACACTTTTTCTGCGAGGTACCTTCACTGCTGAGGCTGGCCTGTGCTAACACAGCTGCCTATGAGCAAGTCCTCTTTATGACAGGTGTGGTGGTCCTTCTGGTGCCCATTGCCTTCATCACCACCTCCTATGCCCTCATTCTGGCAGCAGTGCTTAGCATGCATTCCGTGGAGGGGCGTCAGAAGGCCCTAgccacctgctcctcccacctaACAGTTGTCAACCTCTTCTATGGGCCCCTCGTGTATACCTATATGTTACCTGCATCTTACCACTCTCCTGGCCAGGATGATGTTGTGTCTGTCTTTTATACAGTCCTCACACCCATGCTGAACCCTGTCATCTACAGTCTCAGGAACAAGGAAGTGACAGGAGCAATGAAGAAGGTGATAAGGGAAGTGTGGGGTGGGTAG